The region CCATAGATGGCCTGGCTTTGCGACCGCAGCACCATCTCGTTGACCATGGTCTGGTGGGGCGTGCCGTCCGCCTTGGCCAGAATGCCGTTGAAATTGTTGGCGCGCATGTTGCCGCCCTTGGCAAGCGGGATGCCGAGCGTCGCCAGGAACTCCCGCAGGATTTCCTGCTTGGCAAGCGTCGGCCCGTCATGAATGCGGTAGATCAGCGGCTGGCGTTTCTTTTCCAGGGTCTCGGCGGCGGCGACGTTCGCCTGGATCATCATCTCCTCGATCAGCTTATGCGCGTCGAGCCGCGGCGGCACATGGACCCGGTCGACGGTGCCGTCGGGCTTCAGCAGGATCTTGCGCTCCGGCATGTCGAGTTCCAGCGGCTGGCGCCGGTCGCGGCCGCGCTTCATCACCTCATAGGCGTGCCAGAGCGGCTTCAGGATCGGCTCGAGCATCGGCCCGGTCTTATCGTCCGGCTTGCCGTCGATCGCTGCCTGCGCCTGCTGATAGGAGAGCTTGGCCGCGCTCTTCATCATGACGCGATGGAATGTGTGGCCGATCTTGCGGCCTTCGCCGGAGAAGCTCATGCGCACGGCAAGCGCCGGGCGGTCGACGCCTTCCTTCAGCGAGCAGAGATCGTTGGAGATGCGCTCCGGCAGCATCGGCACGACGCGATCCGGGAAATAGACCGAGTTGCCGCGCTTCAGCGCCTCTCGGTCGAGCGGCGACTTGGGGCGGACATACCAGGAGACGTCGGCAATCGCCACGGTGACGATGACGCCGCCGGGATTGTCGGGCGAGGGGTCGAGTTCGGCATAGACGGCGTCGTCATGGTCCTTGGCATCGGCCGGATCGATGGTGATCAGCGGCACGTCGCGCCAGTCCTCGCGATGCGACATGGTGGCGGGCTTTGCGTCCTCCGCCTCGGCGATCACGGCGGGCGGGAAGACATGCGGAATGCCGTGCGCATGGATGGCGATCATCGAGATGGCCTTTTCCGAGCCGACGGAGCCGACGACGGAAAGCACCTTGGCGCGCGGCAGGCCGAAGCGGCCGAGCCGGGCGACTTCGATCTCGACCAGGTCGCCGTCCGCAGCACCGCCGGTGAAATCGGGATCGATCACCATCTCCTCGCCACGCCGCTCGATCGGCAGCAGCCTGCCGCCGCCGCCGGGCGCGGCGCGGAAAACGCCCATCGCGGCGCCACGGCGCTTGTCGATCACCTTGATGATCCGCGCGGTATAGGCCGGCCCGCCGCGATCGACGGCCGGGAAGATCTTCGCCAGGATGCGGTCGCCGAGGCCGGCGACCGGGGCCTTACCCTTGCCCTGGCGGCCTGCGGGCGATTGCTGGCGGATGGCGACCGCGGGCGCCACGCCCTGATCCTCAGGCCATTCCGCCGGCCGGCCGATCAGATCGCCGTCCTTGTCGCGCGTGGTGATATCGAGAACGGTGACCGGCGGCAGCGCGCCGGGACGGATCAGCGACTTGCGGTTCTTCTGCAGCATGCCTTCCTGCTCGAGCTCCTGCAGCATGTGCTTGAGTTCGACGCGATTGTCGCCCTTGAGGCCGAAGGCCTTGGCGAGCTCCCGCTTGGACGCTTTCTGCGGATGATCGGCGATGAAGCGCAGGATCACCTCGCGCGAGGGCAGCGCGCCGTGGACGATGTTCAGCGGCTCGACGGCCGGAGCATCCTTGCCGGCACGGCCGATCTTGCCCGGGCGCTTGCCCGCAGGGTTCGTTCTGTCGCGCGGTATTCTGCTCACGTCAGCTCTTTTTCGATTTCGCGGGCGCTTTCGCCTTCGTTGTCTTCGGCTTGGCCGCCGTCTTGGTGGTCTTGGCTTCGGCCGCCGCCGCCTTCGGCTTGGCTTTCGCCTTGCTCGTCTTGCCTGCAGGCGCCTTGCCGGCCTTTTCCGTGATCAGCGCAAGCGCCTCTTCGACGGTGATGGCCTGCGGATCCTTGCCCTTCGGCAGGGTGGCGTTGACCTTGCCCCAATTGACGTAAGGACCGTACTTGCCGTCGCGAACGGTGATGGCGCCGCCATCGGGATGATCGCCGAGCGTCTTCAGCGCCGCCGGCGTGCCGCGCGAACCGCGGCCCGGTGCCTGGTTCGCCTTTTCGGCAATCACGGTCACCGCGCGGTTCAGGCCGACCGAGAACACGTCCTCGATCGTTTCCAGATTGGCATAGGAACCGTCATGCAGGAGGAACGGCCCATAGCGGCCGATGCCCGACGAGATCATCTTGCCCGATTCCGGATGTTTGCCGATATCGCGCGGCAGCGAGATCAAAGCCATCGCCTTTTCGTAGTCGATATCTTCGGGCTTCCAGCCCTTCGGCAGCGAAGCGCGCTTGGCCTCCTTGCCGTCGCCGCGCTGGATATAGGGGCCGAAGCGGCCGGAACGCAGCGTCAGCTCCTCGCCGGTCGTCGGATCGGTGCCGAGGTTCTTCGGTTCGTTGAGGGCCGCACCATCCGCTTCTCCGCCGTTTTCGGAGGAGAGCTGGCGGGTGTAATTGCATTCCGGATAGTTCGAGCAGCCGACGAAGGCGCCGTATTTGCCGAGCTTCAGCGACAGGTTGCCGGTGCCGCATACCTGACAGATCCTCGGATCGCTGCCGTCCTCCCGCTTCGGGAAGACCAATGGCGCCAGCGCTTCGTTCAGTGAATCGAGCACATTGGTGACGCGCAGTTCCTTGGTGTCTTCGATCTGGGCGAAGAAATCCTTCCAGAAATCGCGCAGCACCTGCTTCCAGTTCAACTCGCCAGCGGAGATGCGGTCGAGTTTCTCCTCGAGATCGGCGGTGAAGTCGTATTCGACATATTTGGTGAAGAAGCTTTCGAGGAAAGCCGTCACCAGCCGGCCCTTGGCCTGCGGGATCAGCTTGCGCTTGTCGATCGTCACATAGTCGCGGTCGCGCAGCGTCGCCAGCGTCGCGGCATAGGTGGAGGGGCGCCCGATGCCGAGTTCTTCCATCTTCTTGATCAGCGAGGCTTCCGAGTAGCGCGGCGGCGGCTCGGTGAAATGCTGGGTCGAATTGATTTTCTGCTTGGCGAGCGTCTCGCGCGCATTGATCTCTGGCAGGCGGCCATCCTCGTCGCCGTCGTCGCTCTGCTCGCCGTCTTCCTTCTGATCGGTATAGGCGGCAATGAAGCCGTCGAAGCGGATGACCGAGCCGACGGCGCGCAGGCCGGCCTTCTCGCCCTTGTTGTCGGCGGTAATCTCGGCCGTCGTGCGCTCGATTTCGGCCGAGGCCATCTGGCTGGCGATGCCGCGCTTCCAGATCAGGTCGTAGAGCCGGATCTGGTCGGCATCGAGGAACTGGCGCACGCGGTCGGGCGAGCGGTAGAAATCAGTCGGGCGGATCGCCTCGTGCGCCTCCTGGGCGTTCTTCGCCTTGGTGGAATAGAAGCGTGCCTTTTCAGGCATGTAACGCTCGCCGAACTGGTCGACGATGGCGCGGCGCGCCGCATCGATCGCTTCGGGTGCCATCTGCACGCCGTCGGTTCGCATATAGGTGATGAGACCGACGGTCTCGCCGCCGATATCGACGCCTTCATAAAGCTTCTGGGCGATCTGCATGGTGCGCGATGCGGAGAAGCCGAGATTGGAGGAGGCAGCCTGCTGCAGGGTCGAGGTCGTAAAGGGCGGTCCCGGGTTGCGTTTGACCGGTTTCGCCTCGACCGTGTCGACGACATAGCTCGCGCCTTCGAGCAGCGCCTTGAGCCGGCCCGCATCCTCGCCGTTGCCGATCGCGCGCGGCTGCAGCCGTTTGCCGTTCGCCGAAACCAGCCTTGCCTCGAACTCGTCGCCGCGCGGCGTCTTCAGCAGCGCCGAGATGTTCCAGTATTCTTCGGAAATGAAGCGCTCGATTTCGGATTCGCGGTCGCAGACCAGGCGCAGCGCTACCGACTGGACGCGGCCGGCCGAGCGTGCGCCGGGCAGCTTGCGCCAGAGGACCGGCGAAAGATTGAAGCCGACGAGATAGTCGAGCGCGCGGCGGGCGAGATAGGCGTCGACCAGCGGCACGTCGATGTCGCGCGGATCGGCCATCGCGTCGAGCACCGCCTTCTTGGTGATCGCGTTGAAGACGACGCGCTTGACCGGCTTGCCGTTCAGCACACGCTTCTTGTTGAGCATGTCGAGGACGTGCCATGAAATCGCTTCGCCTTCGCGATCCGGGTCGGTCGCGAGAAACAGGCCGTCGGAGGATTTCACCGCGTCGGCGATGTCCTTCATCCGCTTGGCCGAGGCCCCATCGACCTCCCAAAGCATTTCGAAATCCTGATCGGGGAGGACAGAGCCATCCTTGGCAGGCAGATCGCGCACATGGCCGAAGGAGGCGAGCACTTTGTATCCCGAACCCAGATACTTGTTGATCGTCTTGGCCTTGGCAGGCGATTCCACCACTACAACATTCATGATGATTCTCTAAAAAAGGAAACGACGCCAGCGTTGAAGCCAGCGCAACACACACCGCAACTTGGATACCGGCCCTCCGACATGGACAGGGAAATCGCTGCGGTCAAGGGGTTTGCTACAATTTTACCTCTTGCAGCCGCTGCAAAGCGGGTCGCTCGTATCGTGCAGGCCTCACTCGGAAAGCGAGATGAGACCGCCCTGATGCCGGTGCAGCCTGCCTGCTATGTCGAGCTCCAGCAGGATGAGATAGACCGCCGATGCCGAGAGCCCGGTGTGGCGGATAATATCGTCGATCTCGACCGGCGTCGGCCCGAGCGCATCGATGATGCGGTTGCGATCCGTATCGCCGGGCGGCATCGTCATTGCCCCGCCGTCACGTGGCGGTTCCTCCGCCATCGACGACGGGAACAGCTCGAATTGCGCCAGCGGCGCCAAGGCTTCGATGACATCGGCGGGGGCGGTGACGATCGAAGCCCCGTCCTTCAGCAGGCCGTTGGTGCCATGGCAGCGCGGATCGAGCGGTGAGCCGGGCACGGCAAACACCAGCCGGCCGAACTCGCCGGCAAGCCGTGCGGTGATTAGCGATCCCGAGCGCGTCGCCGCTTCGACGACCACGAGACCGAGCGCGATGCCGGCGATCAGCCGGTTCCGGCGCGGGAAATCGCGGGCCCGCGGTTCCCAGCCGAAGGGCATCTCGCTGACCGCCAGGCCGTTGCCGCCGGTTATCTCCGCGAGCAGGCCGATATTCTCCGGTGGGTAGGGCTGGTCGAGGCCGCCGGCAAGCGCCGCGATCGTGCCCGTATCGAGGCTTGCCCGGTGCGCCGATGTGTCGATGCCGCGCGCCAGCCCCGAGACCACGGTATAACCGGCGCGACCGCAGTCACGCGCCACCATCGCCGCGAATTTGGCGCCGGCGATCGAAGCGTTGCGCGAACCGACGATGCCGACGGCCGGCCGCTTGGCGGCGGCAAGCGCGCCCTTGACGGCGAGAAGCGGCGGCGCGCCGTCGATCTGCTTCAGCGCTTGCGGATAGTCCGGCTCGCCGATGCCGACGAAGCGGGCGCCGAAACGATGCGCCGCTTCCAGCTCCCGATGCGCCTCGGCCTCGCTGGCGATACGGATCGCCCGCGTCGCGCCGCCGCGCGCCGAAAGCTCCGGCAACGCCGCGAGCGCCGCCTCGGCCGATCCGAAATGATTGATGAGGTCGCGAAAGGTCGCCGGGCCGATATTGTCGGAACGGATGAGGCGCAGCCAGGCAATTTTCTGCCGTTCGCTCAGCACAGTGCCTTTTGGTCCCGCGCTCAGCGCATCCATTATCCCTTCGCCCCGATCTTGCTTTCCGTCCCGCCCATCAGGCGGGAAATATTCGCCCTGTGCTTCCAGTAGGAGATCAGCGTCATGATCGCCATGACGGCTGCAACTTTTTCATTGCCGAGTATCCACAGCGCAACCGGCATGACAAGCATGGCAACCAGCGCCGACAGCGAGGAGTAGCGGGTCGTGAAAGCGAT is a window of Rhizobium sp. N324 DNA encoding:
- the dprA gene encoding DNA-processing protein DprA; this translates as MDALSAGPKGTVLSERQKIAWLRLIRSDNIGPATFRDLINHFGSAEAALAALPELSARGGATRAIRIASEAEAHRELEAAHRFGARFVGIGEPDYPQALKQIDGAPPLLAVKGALAAAKRPAVGIVGSRNASIAGAKFAAMVARDCGRAGYTVVSGLARGIDTSAHRASLDTGTIAALAGGLDQPYPPENIGLLAEITGGNGLAVSEMPFGWEPRARDFPRRNRLIAGIALGLVVVEAATRSGSLITARLAGEFGRLVFAVPGSPLDPRCHGTNGLLKDGASIVTAPADVIEALAPLAQFELFPSSMAEEPPRDGGAMTMPPGDTDRNRIIDALGPTPVEIDDIIRHTGLSASAVYLILLELDIAGRLHRHQGGLISLSE
- the rnr gene encoding ribonuclease R, producing MSRIPRDRTNPAGKRPGKIGRAGKDAPAVEPLNIVHGALPSREVILRFIADHPQKASKRELAKAFGLKGDNRVELKHMLQELEQEGMLQKNRKSLIRPGALPPVTVLDITTRDKDGDLIGRPAEWPEDQGVAPAVAIRQQSPAGRQGKGKAPVAGLGDRILAKIFPAVDRGGPAYTARIIKVIDKRRGAAMGVFRAAPGGGGRLLPIERRGEEMVIDPDFTGGAADGDLVEIEVARLGRFGLPRAKVLSVVGSVGSEKAISMIAIHAHGIPHVFPPAVIAEAEDAKPATMSHREDWRDVPLITIDPADAKDHDDAVYAELDPSPDNPGGVIVTVAIADVSWYVRPKSPLDREALKRGNSVYFPDRVVPMLPERISNDLCSLKEGVDRPALAVRMSFSGEGRKIGHTFHRVMMKSAAKLSYQQAQAAIDGKPDDKTGPMLEPILKPLWHAYEVMKRGRDRRQPLELDMPERKILLKPDGTVDRVHVPPRLDAHKLIEEMMIQANVAAAETLEKKRQPLIYRIHDGPTLAKQEILREFLATLGIPLAKGGNMRANNFNGILAKADGTPHQTMVNEMVLRSQSQAIYGPENIGHFGLNLMKYAHFTSPIRRYADLIVHRALVGSLGFGEGGITTEEEAALDDIAAEISTFERRAMAAERETVDRLIAHHLSGRVGEEFAGRVSGVTKSGLFIALPEYGADGFVPISTLGTDYFIYDEAHQALSGERTGLGYRLGDNVTVKLAEAIPLAGALRFEMISEGREMPTAVRSFHKAGRRDKGQVRKKPGTRPPRGRR
- the topA gene encoding type I DNA topoisomerase, with product MNVVVVESPAKAKTINKYLGSGYKVLASFGHVRDLPAKDGSVLPDQDFEMLWEVDGASAKRMKDIADAVKSSDGLFLATDPDREGEAISWHVLDMLNKKRVLNGKPVKRVVFNAITKKAVLDAMADPRDIDVPLVDAYLARRALDYLVGFNLSPVLWRKLPGARSAGRVQSVALRLVCDRESEIERFISEEYWNISALLKTPRGDEFEARLVSANGKRLQPRAIGNGEDAGRLKALLEGASYVVDTVEAKPVKRNPGPPFTTSTLQQAASSNLGFSASRTMQIAQKLYEGVDIGGETVGLITYMRTDGVQMAPEAIDAARRAIVDQFGERYMPEKARFYSTKAKNAQEAHEAIRPTDFYRSPDRVRQFLDADQIRLYDLIWKRGIASQMASAEIERTTAEITADNKGEKAGLRAVGSVIRFDGFIAAYTDQKEDGEQSDDGDEDGRLPEINARETLAKQKINSTQHFTEPPPRYSEASLIKKMEELGIGRPSTYAATLATLRDRDYVTIDKRKLIPQAKGRLVTAFLESFFTKYVEYDFTADLEEKLDRISAGELNWKQVLRDFWKDFFAQIEDTKELRVTNVLDSLNEALAPLVFPKREDGSDPRICQVCGTGNLSLKLGKYGAFVGCSNYPECNYTRQLSSENGGEADGAALNEPKNLGTDPTTGEELTLRSGRFGPYIQRGDGKEAKRASLPKGWKPEDIDYEKAMALISLPRDIGKHPESGKMISSGIGRYGPFLLHDGSYANLETIEDVFSVGLNRAVTVIAEKANQAPGRGSRGTPAALKTLGDHPDGGAITVRDGKYGPYVNWGKVNATLPKGKDPQAITVEEALALITEKAGKAPAGKTSKAKAKPKAAAAEAKTTKTAAKPKTTKAKAPAKSKKS